A segment of the Daphnia pulex isolate KAP4 chromosome 10, ASM2113471v1 genome:
ACCCTCTCcaggtaaattattattgcaaataattcaaaagttatCTTTGTAATGctcatcctttttattttactttttagaaGTCGAAGATTTGATACAAACCCATTCAAGTTCTGATGACGGTGCATCGTACGAATCGAGTAATTTGACAACATCTGTTCATCTCCTTAAACCAGCAGCTGGAATGCGGAGAAAGCACTCGAGAGTTGGACCAGTGAAGCCTGAAGAATAGCAATTCGAATACTAAGGTGGAAAAGCTCTCTCTGAATATACGCGAAGATTGAAATGAACTCAGTTATGATTTTGTTGGTTCTCATATAATAACACCCCGCTTGATTTAAGAAAATCAATATCTGTATGGATTACGCTGTTCGAATTATGTAcgtaaagaaaatattattgttatttactGTTGTATAAAGGCAAACGTTGCTGATCCGTCGGAACACTTTGACATGTATTGCGCGTCATATTGTTCATGTTCATACGTCTAAATTcgcaattcattttgttttcatgtgACTCATCAATAATTGTTCtctttgtttcttcatttattttccatttttcctatCATTTGGCTCCTGTCATGTGGAGCAATGTTGTGTTCCCATCCCTAGTCTGTCGAGTGTAATGTTTTATGGGGCAAATTATCAATCGCGACATTCCAATAAATAGTTCTTTTATTAGTAACTCATATGTTTGACAATTCGGTGTAAATATTACTGTATCTAATTATTCATTCTGTAACGTGCAGCCATGCTTGGAAGATGAATAGGATTACAAGTATAAACCATTTATTTACCGCGTATTGCTGTCGATCTGTTCGAAAATGTATCGgcatgattttttctttgtaaccATTTCATTGCTGGGTACACAACAATTGGGTACATAGCATTGAACTCTACATCAGTCATGGATCGTAAATGAATCACAACGAAAAAATAAGCAGCTGCAAATAATacaaagtaagttttttttaacgagcGATTTACGTTCTTTTACTTCAAGCAGAGAATCAGTTGTTTATATTAAGTCGAACAAATTTACTACCAGAAAATATGAGTACAAAgaaaactgttgaaaaaataaaaaaataaatattacctAATATCACCTCTAATTACACTGCAAAACAGCACTCAAACAAAAGATTTCCGGAAAACAAAGACTGGTGTGATTCCGCAACTCATAATAAGGTACGCACGCCTCCAGAAGAACAAATAACGCTAACAATGAATCCACAACTCAACAGGGCCAGAACGCCAGATTTGCATTAGCTATGAATCGCGACTATAGCGGCATCGCAGGATTCGCAGCCAGTCGCAACTCGCAAATGTCGCAATGCATACTTCCCACTTTATGTAGAATTTagtgaaaaatcaaatcgggCACTCTGTAAATGTTCTAATtaatacagttttttttttagttgacaataataataatccttGAAAATCCAAgaacattttcttctattttctgtCTGTTTTCGCCAACATGCCTTCTGGTATtgttttgctttaaaaaaatactcgtATTCGTACTTCTTTTGTCTTACTTGATTGGCCGTGGCCGGGGCTCAaggcaaaaaaataagttcgGAAGACGGAtgggtgaaaagaaaaacaaaaaaggggcaaCAAACAAATGCACGCGcgagagaagaaacaaaaaaaaatgtttcccccTTAGAAATCTCATAGTATCATATACTATATACAAGTCAATTACACACGCATTGCAATGCCATAAAATctaaagatttattatttcattttttcgaattcgCATAGTATGTAAACTGAATAATACTCTGTTTCTTTATTCTGACATTCCTTATTGTACAGGAAATGGGGCACTCATCAGTCATCAACGCTTTTCTCACTTAATCCAAACAAGATTTTATGGGCTTCTTCGAACACGGACTAAGCTAATCCTCAAACTGCCACTGAGGCATTATTCGAAAAAGGGCTAAGTTTATTTATGTAAAATAACTTTCGATTGTTTGATAATTGTCCACAGAATTGCAGTTCATGCTGACGTAATATGGGAATCAGATACACATtactgtagaaaaaaaatttcgttgttTTATTAGAAGATTGAAAATGCGATGATTGTAAAGAAATAAACCAAAGGATTACACGGACGGACCGGGACAGACAACACGGTTACCCAAAATGTAAGCGCTATCGTTCGCTAATCGCTCGATGTTTTTCTGAAATATTATCCCTGCAGTTCATACTTGTTTTTTGCTTGTTATTAAAAGCATTTTCgtaacaacattttaaaatcattttaagtTGCAacactttaaaaatatatgatATTATGATGCCAAGCATCATGCCATATTAGAAATATCATCGTGTGGGGCGTGTGGAGTAAGATCAGAAATTTTCACGACACCTAGCCGCGACATAACGAACTAAGTGTAAAGAGCAATCGCAGGCGTCGCTTTGAATAAGTTCATGGCGGGCTGATCGTACATTTCCTCTTAAATGATGTCGAGTTCTCGAGATGAAggtatttatattttatcttACCGTTGTTTAGATCATGACTGTGTTATTTCCGTCAAGTTAAGAATACTAATTTCACACAAAAATAGATCTGATTGCATAAAATTCAAGCTAGGTTGATGCCCTTAGGAAACTATTTTCAAAATGGCGCCTATTACAGGCGGGTTTTTCGATATTcgttgaaaaatctttttaaactGGAATAAATTTTGGATTACATTAAACAGATATTAACCTTCCCAATGCTAAGATCACTTAGAAGCTTATTTGATAGTATGATTAAGTACCTACTTGATAGATATTTACCTTACTAATCTTGTTTTCCTTCCCAGTTTCCGCTATGCAAGTCGAAACAGATGACTTCATTCTCTCCCTTACTTCTgttggagaagaaaatgatgaacatACAGAAGTGATAACAACAGAAGTCTCAGATTTACCTCCTGATTTAGTTAACACTGATGTGGCTGATTTGGTAAGTTATTAAAGCTATCAAAGTTGGTTTCTAAAGACAGTTGTTATTTAGCATTCTttgacatatttttaaatttccaaccATATTCTTTTGAAGGCAAACAACCCCAGTCTATGGCTTGGATTAGAAGGAGCATTGGAATCGAATGATGCAGTATCCAACATGTCCAATGTTTCTGGCATAGTAGAGGAACATGTTCAGACAAATGAGTCAGCAGTGCATTTAGGAAATGACCCCAACAACTTGAATATGAATGATCTGGGTCATTCTGAAGAAGTGGAAACTATGACTATTGAAGCTATGGAGGTGGATGTGCAAGTAATATACTCTAaatattaaactttttttttcctaattaTCTGTTGTTTACATTATTTTAGAACATGGAAGTGAGCAGAAGTCAAGAGGTACACTCAATACCCTTAGAAAGTTTTATGGATCAAAGTGACATGGGAATCAGTATCATGACAAGCCAGTGTGATGATAAAAATGCGCCCTCGATAACGCCAATGTCCGTTTCCTTACCGGTAGTCGAACCAGTGACTAGAACTGTTTTCCCTCTGGGtcaaatcaagaaaacaattccAGTTTCTTCCTCGACTCAggtttaattaatattttatttttcttaattatttcttttattaattattggTTTTTCAATGAATAGGTTACTAAAGTCGTGCTAGCACCCACAAGCCAAAATCAAACTGGACAGCCATTACTTCTTACAGTTCCAGCATCAACAAGTGGATTAACATCTCTACTAACTCCGAATACAAATTTGCGGTTTGTTAATGCCCTTAGTACAGATGGAAGTAAAATGTCGACCATCGGTACACCCTCTTCAAACATTCATTCACAATCTGTTCGCCTTATGAGCCCGACCAAAACCATCACACTTCAGCAAGCCCAACAGCTTGGACTTATATCGCCTAAAAAGGTAGACAAACGCCTAAAAAACGTATGAAATGGGAactaatatatattttaaaatcagggGCAACCTTTAATTGTAAATAAAGTCGCCGTTGCCACGGCAAGTCAAGGAACCCCTACTACCAATATCTTGGCAGGAAAACAAGGAGCTAAATTTGCAGGAGGAAACGTGACGTTGGTAAGAAGCGCCCCCACCAAAACACCAACGAAAATTGCCCCAGCTCCCCCGCAGACAGTTGCATCGAATATTTCATCCAGTTCTTCAATACAAAGCCAACCAACCAGCTTACTGATAAAGAACGCTGCTGGACAAGTAACAATGGCAGCACTGGTCCAAACTAGACCCAACGGTGGTAATGTCACCAACATGAACCCCCTTAGTCCTCAGAAGTTCGTACTGAGACCTTCTGCACCAGGCCCGATCACTGCAGCCCAAGGTAAAATCGCAGATTTGTGTTAAAATGCGAATTTATCTTTTATGTTGCGAATTTTAAAACTGTGGtttttgtaattaattatttaataatccatttttcaaacatatttttagTTCGTCAAGGAAGTGGAACACAACCGGCTCAGTACATAAGATTAACAACAGCTCAAGCTTTAGCTGCCGGAATACTCCCCGCAATCGGAACCCACGGAGAACAGAGTGGTCAACAGCAGCATTTTCAACTTGCCGGGAACAAGGTTGTTTCGATCATCAAAATTGGAATGTGtaaattaatatgaaatgtaTTGGTTTTAGATACAATTAGTTCGCGTTGTTAACCCATCTGCTGGAAACAACGGGTCGGGAAATTTGGTTACTGCATCAGGAACTTCAAAAGTTATAATCGGGGCACCTACTGCAAATTCTATTAAGGTAAAATATTCAACCTGATAATCCTGAAATTATAcagaattacaattttttgtttttattgtttttaaaaaaattttaacagatTCATTCAGCAAACAGTTCGCTGGCACAACAAACAGTTAAGGGAACAACTACTTTAACAAAGGCGGTAGGGCAAGTAAAGGGTGCGATTTCCACTGTTAATGTTCCTCCAGGAGCTCAACGTATTATACTACCTGCTGGATCGATGGGTTCCCTGGCAAGCGGCCTTGTGATGGTTCCAGCTCAGTATACTTCTCAGGTGATTCATCTATCTTGTGTTCGATTTAATAGGTCTAGGAAAGTCGACGAATTTGATTTCTTAGATATCACgtaattttattgatgaaacgtttattttcaatttatttttagagttCAATCGGGGTGAGTGGTTCGCCAGCAACAGTCAACTTCTCGACCATTACAACCAGTGCTGCTACTGTTGTGTCAGATTCTGTTGCTTCGCCGGTAGTATCTAGCGTCAGTACAACTTCCCGTTTATCCCAACAACCAAAAGCGGCTCCTCCGCCTTCTCCCGAGTCTGCTCAAATGTCGGCTTCTGCATCCCAGGCAAAAGCACAAAGTGTACTGGAATCGAACGGACTAAAGCCGCGCAAGCCATGCAATTGTACCAAGTCGCAGTGCCTCAAACTGTAAATTCATCCACTTTCTACTTCaacattttagaaaaataggGAATTAACTCTTGGGCTTGAAAATTTTCAGTTATTGTGATTGCTTTGCCAACGGCGAGTTCTGTCATGGTTGTAATTGCGTCTGCTGCGCCAACAACTTGGAGCACGAAGAACTACGTCTGCGAGCTATCAGATCATGTTTAGATCGTAATCCACATGCATTCAAACCCAAAATTGGTGTCGGATGGGGTCCGGAGCCAAGACGTCACAATAAAGGATGTCACTGCAAGCGCTCCGGCTGTTTAAAAAACTACTGCGAATGTTACGAGGTTTGTTTGTTaaatatgtttgaaaaaattaaatatgcacgattatttaattgttgaaattgttcCGTAGGCCAAAATAGCTTGCTCCGCCATTTGTAAATGTATCGGATGCAAAAACTGTGTCGATCCTGCTGGTTCTCCGCCAGGACCTGGAGAGAAAAGACTCTCGAAAATGGCAGCCCTTCAAACTAATCCGAGCAGTTCTGGCGATAGCCGAACGGTGAGCAATCCAGCTTCTCACAATAGCAAACAAGAAGACCGCACCACTGATCCTCCTAAAGGCTTTTCAATACCTACAGCAGCTGGGTCGAGGTAttgtttttcacaatttttgcaACGTTCTTCACGTTATAACTGAAATGGTCGTGATTTTCTGCAGTAGGCCGCCGTTTAGTTTCATCACCCAAGAAGTCGTGGAAGCTACGTGTCAGTGCCTTCTTGCCCAGGCTGAAGAGGCCGAAAGGCTGTGTAAAACCTCTACTGAAACGGAAGGCCTCGTTCTTGAAGAATTCGGTCGATGCCTACTTCAAATAATAGAATACGCTTCCAAAGCCAAAGGTACTATCAAAATTGCCGTCAACGTCCAAAAAATTCAAGCGTTTAGAAAACAATTAACTCTCTATATCCTATCTCTCAGTCTCTGCCAGCCCTTGATGACACGTCGCCAACCGGGTCAGCAATCGAACAGAGATGGCCAACCATCTCACGGatttcatttctaaatttaCTATGTACAAAGTACGGTCCCAATAGACTATCCCCCAAAGGGTTTTAAACAACTCGCGGCCGTTTAGCTTCAGTCAATTTTAGAGTGAAAATATGATCgcagaacaatttacaaatatttttatttacctttcTTTTACAGTAAAATTATAACCTCTTGTACAGCTAGGTAAACAGTGAGCTGCATTGAAACTTTAAAGACAAACAACGATTAATTTCATTGAGTTTCAAGTGGTGGTAGCGCCCAAAAATAAGTCGTGATTTTTGCCAATTTTCGAATTCTATTGTCGAAGTTAAGTTGTTGAGCGCTACCActaaagaattgaaattaaaggctgtttttcttaaaaatgtaCTAGTAGCTTATTCTTTACCAATGTGCAAACGAGGTTTTGATTACGTTACTGTAACAATAACATTGTTTCAAgaactaattttttaattactaaaaaacatttatagtATCTTTTCGGCTGTGAATGTTTAACTCTTCGTTGAATAGTCTATTGGGACCATAGTTTTAtacattataattttttaagaagaaattcaatgaGATGGTCGCTTTTGGTCGTTCGGCTTAAACTGACCCAAGCTTAGTATAAATGGAGCCGGGATTTATTTGTTGATAGAACTCCGTGCATGTCATAGATATATTAACCTTCTGTCTTTATTGTTTTGCTACTGCTTCTTTTGTTCATCTTGAGTTTTTTAGATGTAAAAATATGGCTTCAAGGGGAGATGATTTAGGACTTTTTGACGTGGTTCAAATATACCATAATCTAAGGCTTGAAGAGAGTGAGTTAAGTTAAATAGACaccaaatataattttttttttctttggtgtaatTTTGGAATATTGGTGTAATTTTCatgctcctttttttgtatagAGCTGTGCATTTTGTATGGGTGATAGCTAACTGGGTAACCAAATCTATAGCTCATACCAAGTTTACTcgttttaactaaaaaaatggaaatccaaTGATCTATAATATTGATTACTTTGTAATGGTTGTTATTCCCTTgacttgttttacttttggtttttaaaatacaGAACGATGTGGGTTTTGTATTCGGGTTTTCTAACATGTCCTGGTTTTTCCTAGTTTTAATACTAGGTTAAAGTACTAGTTTCCGAAATATCGAAAGAGAGACTGCAAATCACGGTGAATTCGCAtcgtttaaaaatgtttgatggaATGTGTATATTGAGTCTGtaactgaaattgaattaaggAATATATAGCAATAAAATGATCCATTTCAAAGACTAAGAGGGAAGCGGAgggaagtaaaaataaaaccgggTTAGATTAGATTcgttttaatttagaaatacATTTAACATTTTGAACTTAATtgcttttcacttttttcccaaaataaaaattacaattaaaagcgcgttatttgtaaattttttgtttacctaCGCAGTACCCGTACTAAACTTGGAAACAGGGTGAGGAGGTCGAGGAGTGATCTCTTTTAGCGCCAAATAAAAACCCGACGCTCGGTTTCTTACGTGTccccgttttgttttgttttttgtttttttgcgaTAACCCTCGTTAGAGTTATCGCAACTTCAAtccaaaaaaatccttgtCGTCAGGAAAGGTAGGCTTCCATcgcgattttttatttcaaatcatGGTGAATGGTTGTTCAACCTGAAAAGTTAGGACACAAAGTTTAGAAACAGAGCCGTTAACCACCTAAATATGcgggtgtaaaaaaaaaacgtcgcaATTAATTCCCTAAGCATTACTTTTCTTGAAAACTGAATTGCACAGACGACAGAACCCCATAGACAGACGCCGGCGTGATCATCTACAAATGTGTAAAGTtcgaaagacaaaaaatgataagaaaattaataggcattttttaaggaaaaatttatattttttcggtgGCGCATGGATCGAATTCAAATGATAtcgatttcaaaatcaatttcgtaaaaaaaaaacttaaaagacTTAAAAAAACCCTACCGAAATCACCAAAATGCCGAAATTGCGAACGAACGAAGCAACCACAACGTCCAcaagtggtctttatctgtggaACGAAGTTTGGGGGTTGGGCTGGTTCCTGTTTAGCGAGAAAAGCTCGACCTTAATGGCGGATCTTGCTGAATGTTTACTAATTGAGAACTTTTTCCAGTTCCGCTTTTTCAATGACATGTCCGTAAAGTTTTCCATTAAAGATTGTTGCTTTTTATGCAGATGATCATTATGAGGTGCaacattttgtgtttatttatgGTTCACGatagaaatacaagaaaatgtaagtattattttaaaattgtccAAACATCTCAATATGAAagattaattttctttcccataACATTAGTGATAAGTTCGGTTGTTAACATAACTTAttagtattatatatattatctACTGTACATATTAATAGTAGTATGATTTTAACATagtttgaattcttttcataATATTGAAGCTACATTACTAGTGTTAATTTTGCCATGAATAATATTTCTAGTCTGTAATGGCAAGTTTTACTGATAACAGTGGAATTTATGAACtgtaaatcaatgtcaatGTTTAAACTTATCTTAAATCCAACATaacaagttttatttgtaACACAGGAAACTACTTACCTCAATGATGTGGACTACTGATTAGTGATATCAACACTACCTCGGTTGTGAAATGGCTGCAACTGCTGCATTCATAGAAGGATGGAAAGTGGCAGTTGATTGTGCAATGCGAAAAGTGCAGCAGTATTCTCCAGTGTTTATAACTCAATCTGAACAATAATGAAACTTTGCCCATAGCTGGCATTATCTGGTGTTTTAATCACTGATCGGAGCTAATCAATTAAAAGTGCAAGCAATTGTGTGAAGTGTAGGAGGTCTTTCTcctgttttacttttttatcaTGAAGGAAGAACACAGTATAGCTCTTCTCAATGGGGATGGCTCCTTCACCAATGAAAGGAGTAATAACTATATGAGTAGCCACCTTTGCAATAAATTCAATCTGCTGCAAAGGTGCTTAATACATAATAAATCCGGATTGGGTCGAAGTTGCACGTATTTAGGGCGCTTGGCTTCCGTTCGACGATGTGTTTGTTTTCTGGTTTTCTTGTGCCTCGTTTCGTTGTTTTACTCAGCTTATCATCTTTCGTCATTTCGCTTCAACATGTAAGTACATTtgctttttaaattgtataatATAAAACTTAAATTTGCTAAATTCCAACTCATCAAGTATAGAGACGCTTTTTttacaatgaaaaaataatccaaaattcttcttgaatgttgaatttttgtgATATTCATGTGTTTTCGGATGACTCGTTCTATTGCGTATCTTGATATAAGGAATGATTAACTGTTGACGAATCTTTAAATAATTGGACAAGGAACATGTTTGATCAAACCAGGATAGAGAATTCAAGTAAACTATTatctcattttttcttttttcccgtttatTCAACAGCATCCTACGAGGACCACGATTGGATCCGTCAATCCATTGTTCttctacaaaagaaaatggtctACGTCTGGGTAGTGTAATGGGAAGTCGAAGCCATGCCTCTCCAGGCCGCCTACGCATTGATGCcaaagttttactttttgCTGAAACGCAATACTCACACCTAGGGCGAGATATTGCCGAACTCTTGGTCCACAACCGCTTAAAGTATTTTAGCCAACTAAGAAATGAGCTATAAATTCATGTTTGAGCTTCAATTCTATGTATTTTCCGTTGTATAGGTACAAATTAGAAGTAGTTGGGAAATCGCTTCCAATTTTGACCAATGTAGACAAAGGCAAATATGGAGtgattgtttttgaaaatctgg
Coding sequences within it:
- the LOC124204402 gene encoding protein lin-54 homolog isoform X2; this encodes MMSSSRDEVSAMQVETDDFILSLTSVGEENDEHTEVITTEVSDLPPDLVNTDVADLANNPSLWLGLEGALESNDAVSNMSNVSGIVEEHVQTNESAVHLGNDPNNLNMNDLGHSEEVETMTIEAMEVDVQNMEVSRSQEVHSIPLESFMDQSDMGISIMTSQCDDKNAPSITPMSVSLPVVEPVTRTVFPLGQIKKTIPVSSSTQVTKVVLAPTSQNQTGQPLLLTVPASTSGLTSLLTPNTNLRFVNALSTDGSKMSTIGTPSSNIHSQSVRLMSPTKTITLQQAQQLGLISPKKGQPLIVNKVAVATASQGTPTTNILAGKQGAKFAGGNVTLVRSAPTKTPTKIAPAPPQTVASNISSSSSIQSQPTSLLIKNAAGQVTMAALVQTRPNGGNVTNMNPLSPQKFVLRPSAPGPITAAQVRQGSGTQPAQYIRLTTAQALAAGILPAIGTHGEQSGQQQHFQLAGNKIQLVRVVNPSAGNNGSGNLVTASGTSKVIIGAPTANSIKIHSANSSLAQQTVKGTTTLTKAVGQVKGAISTVNVPPGAQRIILPAGSMGSLASGLVMVPAQYTSQSSIGVSGSPATVNFSTITTSAATVVSDSVASPVVSSVSTTSRLSQQPKAAPPPSPESAQMSASASQAKAQSVLESNGLKPRKPCNCTKSQCLKLYCDCFANGEFCHGCNCVCCANNLEHEELRLRAIRSCLDRNPHAFKPKIGVGWGPEPRRHNKGCHCKRSGCLKNYCECYEAKIACSAICKCIGCKNCVDPAGSPPGPGEKRLSKMAALQTNPSSSGDSRTVSNPASHNSKQEDRTTDPPKGFSIPTAAGSRPPFSFITQEVVEATCQCLLAQAEEAERLCKTSTETEGLVLEEFGRCLLQIIEYASKAKVSASP
- the LOC124204402 gene encoding protein lin-54 homolog isoform X1 translates to MMSSSRDEVSAMQVETDDFILSLTSVGEENDEHTEVITTEVSDLPPDLVNTDVADLANNPSLWLGLEGALESNDAVSNMSNVSGIVEEHVQTNESAVHLGNDPNNLNMNDLGHSEEVETMTIEAMEVDVQNMEVSRSQEVHSIPLESFMDQSDMGISIMTSQCDDKNAPSITPMSVSLPVVEPVTRTVFPLGQIKKTIPVSSSTQVTKVVLAPTSQNQTGQPLLLTVPASTSGLTSLLTPNTNLRFVNALSTDGSKMSTIGTPSSNIHSQSVRLMSPTKTITLQQAQQLGLISPKKGQPLIVNKVAVATASQGTPTTNILAGKQGAKFAGGNVTLVRSAPTKTPTKIAPAPPQTVASNISSSSSIQSQPTSLLIKNAAGQVTMAALVQTRPNGGNVTNMNPLSPQKFVLRPSAPGPITAAQVRQGSGTQPAQYIRLTTAQALAAGILPAIGTHGEQSGQQQHFQLAGNKIQLVRVVNPSAGNNGSGNLVTASGTSKVIIGAPTANSIKIHSANSSLAQQTVKGTTTLTKAVGQVKGAISTVNVPPGAQRIILPAGSMGSLASGLVMVPAQYTSQSSIGVSGSPATVNFSTITTSAATVVSDSVASPVVSSVSTTSRLSQQPKAAPPPSPESAQMSASASQAKAQSVLESNGLKPRKPCNCTKSQCLKLYCDCFANGEFCHGCNCVCCANNLEHEELRLRAIRSCLDRNPHAFKPKIGVGWGPEPRRHNKGCHCKRSGCLKNYCECYEAKIACSAICKCIGCKNCVDPAGSPPGPGEKRLSKMAALQTNPSSSGDSRTVSNPASHNSKQEDRTTDPPKGFSIPTAAGSSRPPFSFITQEVVEATCQCLLAQAEEAERLCKTSTETEGLVLEEFGRCLLQIIEYASKAKVSASP